The DNA window GGCTCGACGAAAGCGACGCCGAATTCTTAGACATGCCGTTTTATAAAACCGGGCGCGTGCGCAAGGATCCGATCTCGGACGCAGACGTCGATGTGGTGTACGACCTGCTTACGGACGTGGAGCCCACTCACATCTTTGTGGCCGGGGACCTCTCGGACCCGCACGGCACACACCGGATGTGCTACAAGGCCATTAAGGAGGCGCTGGAGAAGTACAATCAGGAAGCCGTGGGCCCGTCGGGAGACGGAGTGCCGGAAGAGGACGACCGTCCTGACTCCTCGCGGCCGGAACCGCTCGTGTGGCTCTACCGCGGTGCCTGGCAGGAGTGGCCGATCCACGAAGCCGATGTCTTTGTCCCGCTTTCTAAGGCCGACCTGGACCGGAAGGTCGAGGCCATCTTCAAGCACGAGAGCCAAAAGGACCGTGCCATGTTCCCCGGTGCCTATGACGAACGGGAATTCTGGGAACGGGCCCGCGATCGCAACCGCGGCACGGCCGACATGCTGAACGGCCTAGGCCTGCCCGAATTCTACGCTGCCGAGGCCTTCGTCCGAACGTACGACATGCCGTAACCCCCCTTGCTGTCTCTCCTCACCACGCCCCCGCTCGTTATGACCCTCCGTCGTTTACTGGTGCTATGGATGCTGGGCGTGCTTGCGGCGTTCGGCGTTGGTCCCGGATGGGGGACCGCTCAGGCACAGTCCCCTTCCAATGAACAGGACCGTCTTCCGTACAATCCGCGCACCTATACCATCTACCGGGCCGACTCGTCCATCTCGGTGGACGGGGCCTTCCACGAGGCAAGCTGGCAGGCGGCCCCCTGGACAACGGAATTCGTTGACATCCGCGGCGGGGACGCCCCAACGCCGCAGTTTCGAACCCGCGCAAAGATGGTGTGGGATGACGATGCCCTGTACGTGGCCGCCCAGCTGGAAGAGCCTGACGTCTGGGGAACCCTCACGCAGCGGGACACGGTGATCTATTACGACAATGACTTCGAGGTCTTTATCGACCCGACGGGCTCGACCCACAACTACTACGAGGTGGAAGTCAATGCCCTGGAAACGGTGTGGGACCTGATGCTCACGAAGCCGTACCGCGACGGCGGGTCCGCCCTTGATGCCTGGGACATTCGTGGAATCGACGTGGCCGTACAGGTGCAAGGAACGCTCAACGACCCGTCGGATACCGATGAGGGATGGACGGTCGAGATGGCCCTGCCGTGGCGTGTACTGGAAGAAGCCGCTCCGGAAGGACGCCCGCCGCAGCCCGGCGACCAGTGGCGCCTCAATTTTTCCCGCGTCCAGTGGCCCACGACTGTCGTCAACGGCCGATACCGAAAAGACATTGACTCCACCAAAGCTCACCCCGAGAACAACTGGGTCTGGTCGCCGCAGGGTGTCATCGACATGCACCGGCCAGAGCGCTGGGGCATCGTTCAGTTCACAGATGTGGTTGCCGGCGCCGATCCCGTCCCGGTGGCCGAGCAGCCGAACCGGGCGGTCAAGTGGGCACTTCGACAACTCTACTATCGCCAGCGTGATTATCGCGAGGCCCACGGCACCTATGCCTCTTCCCTGTCCGCTCTCGACGCGGACGAGATTTCACTTGAGGACCGTCCCTTTACCCCGACCCTTCAGGCCACGCAGAGCATGTATGAAATTACGGCGCCCGGGGCCAACGACACTACAGTCCACATTCGCCACGACGGCAAGGTGTGGACGACGGCAAACTAAACTCAGGACGTGAAGGGGCCCTCATACGGGTGCTCTGGTGTGAACGGGAGACGCTGTCGTGAATGCCGCTACGTAGCGTACAATCCGCCTCTCTGCGACGTCCCTCCAAGCGGGACGCGCACCTCACAACCCTGCTCACTGGTTTCTTTGGTCCCGTGAACCGAATTTTTTTGAAGCTGGTCGGAGCACAGCCGGACCCATCAAACGGGAAAACAGACAGCCCCTCCCCCCTCTCCCTCTTATTGGGACTGTCCCTCGGCCTCTTGTTCCTGCCCGGCTGCGGAAGCGAATCCCCCGACCGAGCGTCGGTTTCCGGCACCAATCGGCTTCCGTTCTCCCCACGCACATACGCCATTCAGCGCGCCCCTACGCCTCCGACCATCGACGGACGCCTCACGGAAACAGCTTGGGCGGAAGCCGACTGGACTGCCCCCTTCGTGAACAGCCAGGGTCGCAATTACCCGTCTCCTCCGTTCCAAACGCGCGCCAAGATGATGTGGGACGACACCTACCTGTATGTGGCTGCCCAGCTAGAGGAAACGGACGTTCGGGCCACCTTCACGACCCGCGACACGTCCATCTGGCGCGAGAATGCTTTTGAACTCTTTATCGACCCGGACGGCGATACGCACAACTACTACGAGTACCAGATCAATGCCCGAGAAACCCAATGGGACCTTCTTCTCACGAAGCCCTACCGGGACGCTGAGACGCCCCGCATTAGCGCATGGGACATTCGCGGTCTCAAAAAGGGGGTGACCGTACAGGGCACACTCAATGACCCATCGGACACCGACGAGGGCTGGACCGTTGAGCTCGCGCTGCCGTGGTCGGTGCTTGCCGAAACGGCCCCCAACGCCCAGCCCCCACAGGACGGCGACCAGTGGCGCCTCAATCTTACACGAATGCAATGGCCTGTAACGGTCACGGATGGCAACTACGTGCAGGACACCACCGATAGCGGAGCCTTCGCGTGGTCGCCCCAGGGAGGCACGGGCAACTATCATAAGCCCGAACGGTGGGGGATTGTCGAGTTTTCGACCGCTCCTACCAATGCCCCTGCGAACACCGTCCGGGTCCCCCCCAACGAACGTGTAAAGTGGGCATTGCGTCGGTTGTACTACCGCCAAAATGCCTACCGGGAGGCGAACGGGACATACGCATCCTCCCTCCGGGCCCTCAACGCCGCGGACATTTCTTTGGAGAACCGCACGTTCAATCCGCGCTTGCAAACGACGCAAAGCTCTTACGAAATTACGGCGTCCGGCGCGAATGGCGCCTCCGTCCATATCCGCCACGACGGCAAGGTATGGACCACGACGGAATGACGCGCCGCACTGCCGTCTGTTGCGCCCCCTTTGACGACGGTATTCCTCGCCCTCTCGCCCTCTCCTCCACGCGCTTCTTCTCCGGATCGTGACGCTACTCGACTGGCTCTTCGTTGTTGGCTACCTCGTGTTTTCTTTCGGTATTGCGCTTTACTTCTACCAGCGCGCCGGAGAGGACACGTCGGAATTCTTCCTCTCCGGCCGTGCAATGCCCTGGTGGCTGGCCGGAACGAGCATGGTCGCCACAACCTTTGCCGTCGACACGCCGCTGCTGGTCACCGAGATGGTCGCCCAAAACGGAATTGCCGGCAACTGGCTGTGGTGGAACGCCGGCTTTGGAAGCATGCTTACCGTCTTCTTCTTCGCTCGCCTGTGGCGACGAAGCGGCGTCATGACTGATGTCGAGTTCGTTGAGTTTCGCTATAGCGGCGAGGTGGCCGCCTGGCTGCGCGGCCTGAAGGCCATCTTCTTCGGCCTGCTGATGAACATCCTGATCATCGGATGGGTCTCCCTGGCCATGGAGACCGTCATTGGTCGGCTCTTTCCGGATCTCACCCTCTTTGGCCAGTCCGCGTTCATGATCCTCGGCCGGGAAATTAGTGCCGCCCTGGTGGTGGTCGCCGGCCTTATCCTCATGGTCTCGGCGTACGCGCTCCTGTCCGGCCTCTGGGGCGTTATGGTCACGGACGTCTTCCAGTTCGTCGTGGCGATGGGCGGTACGATTGCGCTTGCCTTCTTCGTACTCGACATGCCGGAAATCGGCGGCATTCAGGGGCTCCACGACCAGCTTCCCGATGAGACCTTCCACTTGCTTCCCACCATCGGAGGCGCGGCGGAGGGCGCCGCGACTTTCTCCCTCT is part of the Salinibacter sp. 10B genome and encodes:
- a CDS encoding carbohydrate-binding family 9-like protein → MTLRRLLVLWMLGVLAAFGVGPGWGTAQAQSPSNEQDRLPYNPRTYTIYRADSSISVDGAFHEASWQAAPWTTEFVDIRGGDAPTPQFRTRAKMVWDDDALYVAAQLEEPDVWGTLTQRDTVIYYDNDFEVFIDPTGSTHNYYEVEVNALETVWDLMLTKPYRDGGSALDAWDIRGIDVAVQVQGTLNDPSDTDEGWTVEMALPWRVLEEAAPEGRPPQPGDQWRLNFSRVQWPTTVVNGRYRKDIDSTKAHPENNWVWSPQGVIDMHRPERWGIVQFTDVVAGADPVPVAEQPNRAVKWALRQLYYRQRDYREAHGTYASSLSALDADEISLEDRPFTPTLQATQSMYEITAPGANDTTVHIRHDGKVWTTAN
- a CDS encoding carbohydrate-binding family 9-like protein, with product MPLRSVQSASLRRPSKRDAHLTTLLTGFFGPVNRIFLKLVGAQPDPSNGKTDSPSPLSLLLGLSLGLLFLPGCGSESPDRASVSGTNRLPFSPRTYAIQRAPTPPTIDGRLTETAWAEADWTAPFVNSQGRNYPSPPFQTRAKMMWDDTYLYVAAQLEETDVRATFTTRDTSIWRENAFELFIDPDGDTHNYYEYQINARETQWDLLLTKPYRDAETPRISAWDIRGLKKGVTVQGTLNDPSDTDEGWTVELALPWSVLAETAPNAQPPQDGDQWRLNLTRMQWPVTVTDGNYVQDTTDSGAFAWSPQGGTGNYHKPERWGIVEFSTAPTNAPANTVRVPPNERVKWALRRLYYRQNAYREANGTYASSLRALNAADISLENRTFNPRLQTTQSSYEITASGANGASVHIRHDGKVWTTTE